The window AGACCAGATAGTGCGAAAACTCGTACGGCTCcttgtcctcgacggcggcctccacctcgtccaCGAGCATCGAGTACATGGGCGGGCTGATTTCCGACGGTACGTTGATCAACCGCTCCGAGAAGATCAGGCCAACGTGCTTGCCGCCGTTGATGAGCTCAGGCACGAGGGCCAGGGCCTCGTTCGTCCGCGCCTTTTCGGTGAGGTAGCCCAGCACCTCCTTCATCGGCTCCTTTTCCCTTTGCTCGAACGTGTTGAGGGCGGTGATCATGGCGTATGCGTCCGTAGCCTTGCCATCGACCTTGACCGTCGACCCAATCGTTGGCTGCGACAGGATGAGGTCTGCGAGGGCCGACATGTTGAAGAGGttcgcgtcgacgtcgaatAGCTGTCGCATCAGCGATTTGACGCCGTGGAagtcgacctcggcgtcgtaaTTGAACCACTCAAACTCGACATCCACCATGTCAAAGTCCTGGATGTGCCGTCAGCTTCGTCAATGCGATCTTTGACACCGTCCCTGACGGGAGAATGTGGCATGCTGCTGtacctcgtcgtcaccgctgCCCTCGTCCATTGCGTCCACCGCATCCGCAGGTGGCGCCTCTTTTTCGGGATCTCGTGCTCTCTTCTCACCCATGATGGCAAAACTTCTGTATACGGAGCCAAGGAGATCGACCACCTGAAATTCGTGCAGGATACGGTAGACGGGAAAGAAAATGCAAGGGGTGAACGGCCCGAGTCGAGTGAGGATCGCAAAAAAagctacagtaagtacttgcagggaGTACTCCTTACAGCGTGCAGCACCAAGGTACGACCTGGAACTTTATGCAGGCCATAACAAACCCCGCTGTAAATTTAGTTGTACCGCCCCGCGTTATTACCTGCCGAGTGCCTGCTACTAACACTCAGGTACCTACCAGGGactaggtagtaagtactaaggtaGTATTGCAACTACGGAAATACATGTTCATGCACAACCCGTCCGTACAACGGAGCAAGTGCTGAGTTACTTCAGCACgaaagtacatgcaactCGCACtacaatacttgtacagcactaAAAGTACGGGCACTCGTCGTGCTGGAAGTTGGCTTCCCATGCGAGTTACCAGGTATCGGGTACATGGGCAGGTAGCCAacggtacctgtacttacgtgtgtactgtacttgtaacacaaagtacatgtacggagcacttgtgcagcagtacttacttacgtaccaCGGCCGGTAATAATAGCTCGtacattacggagtacggagtattattagtacCACCAATGTAGGCACAACATGAAAAGCCAACTTGCGTCACCGTCCCGGTTATGCCTCAGCTGGTCGTTTCCGCCTAGCTTCCCGCACACGTACCCCACGGTGGACCTGCCAACAGCTCCCTTGTCCCTTACAACCATGGTGAGGGCATGAAGAAGGAAGAGTCAACCGAATCCAGAGGCTCTCCAGACAACTCGCACTGTCGCGGTGACGGAGGCAAGGAACGCCAACCCCCCAAATCAACGTCCTCGATCCCTGATTGTCGAACCTCGTCAACTCGTCTCGTATCCAGAGACCCAGCATCGCAGCAGCGATGGACTACAGCGCCTCgatgggcgagggcgag of the Drechmeria coniospora strain ARSEF 6962 chromosome 01, whole genome shotgun sequence genome contains:
- a CDS encoding bcp1, producing MGEKRARDPEKEAPPADAVDAMDEGSGDDEDFDMVDVEFEWFNYDAEVDFHGVKSLMRQLFDVDANLFNMSALADLILSQPTIGSTVKVDGKATDAYAMITALNTFEQREKEPMKEVLGYLTEKARTNEALALVPELINGGKHVGLIFSERLINVPSEISPPMYSMLVDEVEAAVEDKEPYEFSHYLVLSKIYEEVESTLEMEDRKRKRAKGSSSSTFFFHPEDEVLQKHALAHGSFRYTKEEDAVADSKRAFQEMGIKASGYLILIEASKFGDAVKAVNDYIRPPQ